From a region of the Teredinibacter turnerae genome:
- the otsA gene encoding alpha,alpha-trehalose-phosphate synthase (UDP-forming), whose translation MSRLIVVSNRVAKPSNSGGSQGGLAVGVLAALSKEGGLWFGWNGKISNNEESNVEIDQRGNIEYATVSLKKNEYNHYYKGFANSVLWPLFHQRPELMRYQKADFLGYHSVNKKFAQHLLNFIQDDDTIWVHDYHLIPLARQLRQLGVKCRIGFFLHTPFPPYDLLRAVPEYREILRELMHYDLVGFQTESDARGFRESMRLSLEASVVNDVVHCGSETTMVKVYPIGIETDSTPNLVAKGKESKDYQRLADSLGGRKLIIGVDRLDYSKGIEHRFIAYEKLLQQRADLLRQMVYLQVAPTSRGDVQAYDDFSSRIDRTAGHIIGTYADFDWMPLRYLNRGFRRNTILAMYQLAQVGFVTPLRDGMNLVAKEYVAAQNPEDPGVLVLSKMAGAAAELDAAVLVNPYDTEAVAKDLARALEMSLDERRDRWQKMMKVLHKNDIYSWQENSLNDLSKPRVPSNQLQNFEVATLSVS comes from the coding sequence GTAATTCAGGAGGCTCGCAAGGCGGTCTAGCCGTTGGTGTATTGGCGGCGCTTTCCAAGGAAGGCGGGCTATGGTTCGGCTGGAACGGAAAAATCAGTAACAATGAAGAATCAAATGTGGAAATAGACCAACGCGGCAATATTGAGTACGCGACGGTCAGCCTGAAAAAAAACGAATACAATCACTACTACAAAGGTTTCGCTAACAGCGTACTCTGGCCTTTGTTCCATCAGCGTCCGGAATTAATGCGCTATCAGAAAGCTGATTTTCTCGGCTACCACTCTGTAAACAAAAAGTTCGCCCAGCACCTGCTGAACTTTATCCAGGACGACGACACTATCTGGGTACACGATTACCACTTGATTCCCCTGGCGCGGCAACTTCGCCAATTGGGTGTGAAATGCCGCATTGGTTTTTTCCTGCATACGCCTTTCCCACCTTACGATCTGTTGCGCGCGGTACCGGAATATCGCGAAATTTTGCGCGAGCTGATGCACTATGATTTAGTCGGCTTTCAGACCGAATCCGACGCGCGAGGCTTCCGCGAGAGTATGCGTTTAAGTCTCGAAGCGTCAGTGGTGAACGATGTGGTTCACTGCGGTAGCGAAACGACAATGGTGAAAGTCTACCCTATTGGAATCGAGACCGACTCCACGCCTAACCTGGTTGCGAAAGGTAAAGAAAGCAAAGACTATCAACGCTTGGCGGATAGCCTGGGCGGCCGGAAACTCATTATTGGTGTCGACCGGCTCGACTACTCAAAAGGTATCGAGCATCGTTTTATCGCTTACGAAAAATTACTGCAGCAGCGCGCTGACCTTTTGCGGCAAATGGTGTACTTGCAGGTGGCGCCAACTTCGCGCGGTGATGTTCAGGCCTACGACGATTTTTCCAGTCGTATCGACCGCACCGCAGGCCACATTATTGGCACCTATGCGGATTTTGACTGGATGCCACTGCGCTACCTCAATAGAGGTTTCCGCCGTAACACGATTCTCGCAATGTACCAGTTGGCGCAGGTTGGCTTTGTCACGCCATTGCGCGACGGAATGAACCTGGTAGCGAAAGAGTATGTTGCGGCACAGAACCCGGAAGATCCCGGCGTGCTGGTGCTGTCAAAAATGGCAGGGGCTGCCGCAGAGCTCGACGCCGCGGTACTGGTGAACCCTTACGATACCGAAGCGGTTGCCAAAGATTTGGCACGTGCTTTAGAGATGTCACTGGATGAACGACGGGATCGCTGGCAAAAAATGATGAAAGTGCTTCACAAAAACGATATTTACAGCTGGCAGGAAAACTCCCTCAACGACTTGAGTAAGCCCCGGGTTCCGTCAAACCAGTTACAGAATTTTGAGGTGGCAACACTATCGGTTTCCTAA
- a CDS encoding DUF6359 domain-containing protein, whose protein sequence is MLSNWRLYLLLSIFLGCAALVNAAPYEWNYPAPVLTPSAGSNNGKVVFFDVSHGGTEGNADWVIDGGFSDFANALKNVGYTVKEYRGVDKNNDGIIQFVDDYTSPSAGASAANEAIISYSAISAADVLVFAESNRPFTQAELTALEQFLTDGKGIFFIADHYNADRNLNTWDSTEVYNGYNRSNLAKYNVGGAYGDLRNPGSATAGWLASNFGIRFRFNAINWLSGASGIQPASQVEGLTTGVTPVLMAAGATLAITDPTRAKGLVYFSASDNPSAWNYAVDSGLYFGGTAEGPYVAIAKSGAGKAAFIGDSSPIEDSSTKYRREDSGGTKSTYPGWTDSGNAAQLSVNIVNWLATTESYTHFNSSAHPSGTATPNPMASEELTDPDNGQPWTNPSGSYDPWNPASFANGAYGAPYNIGGGTSSSSSSSSTSSSSSSGGTGIASVSAALAASTGTNLTVRGVITQAINGIYALEIADENNTSATIYVKLESQYRSEFSPQNNPSIVGETLQVSGRRDVYMSQPSIEYVTDIQIVAASGGALSVAEALAEPVSTPVTAVGVITQAINGIYALEMADESNSAATIYVKLESQYRADFSPQNDPTLIGKTLLVSGVRDNYQSQPSIEYVTAMELISDGGSTGNCGSASAVSVDTAYASSTGTDLTVVGEVVAGVNNPYALELADLNSSTTVYVKLESGQRAQFSPANNPAILGEVIEVVGKRDLYMSYPSLEYVSSLQILNNCN, encoded by the coding sequence ATGTTATCCAACTGGCGTTTGTATTTATTGTTAAGTATCTTTCTCGGTTGCGCAGCGTTAGTAAACGCTGCGCCTTATGAATGGAATTATCCTGCTCCGGTGTTAACGCCGAGCGCGGGTAGCAACAACGGGAAGGTCGTATTTTTCGATGTGTCACATGGCGGCACTGAGGGGAATGCGGATTGGGTTATCGATGGTGGATTTTCGGATTTTGCGAATGCGTTAAAAAATGTCGGATATACCGTCAAAGAATATCGGGGTGTCGATAAAAACAACGACGGCATTATCCAGTTTGTCGATGATTATACGTCCCCATCCGCTGGTGCCTCTGCCGCCAATGAAGCCATCATCAGTTACAGTGCCATCAGCGCTGCCGATGTTTTGGTGTTTGCGGAAAGCAACCGGCCGTTTACTCAGGCCGAACTGACGGCACTGGAACAATTTCTGACGGACGGTAAGGGCATATTTTTTATTGCCGATCACTACAATGCCGACCGCAACCTGAACACCTGGGACAGTACGGAAGTCTACAACGGCTACAATCGATCCAATCTGGCGAAATACAATGTGGGTGGCGCCTATGGCGATTTGCGCAACCCCGGCAGTGCTACAGCGGGTTGGCTGGCCAGTAATTTCGGCATTCGTTTTCGGTTTAATGCCATCAATTGGCTCTCGGGTGCCAGCGGCATTCAGCCTGCGTCTCAAGTGGAAGGCTTGACCACGGGAGTAACCCCAGTGCTTATGGCGGCGGGGGCGACGCTGGCGATTACTGATCCAACGCGGGCGAAAGGGCTGGTGTATTTTTCTGCGAGCGATAATCCGAGCGCATGGAATTATGCGGTTGATTCAGGCCTCTACTTCGGCGGTACAGCAGAAGGTCCCTATGTTGCCATCGCAAAATCCGGCGCAGGCAAGGCGGCGTTTATTGGCGACTCGAGTCCAATCGAAGACAGTTCAACGAAATATCGCAGGGAAGATAGCGGCGGCACCAAGAGCACCTACCCTGGCTGGACCGATTCCGGAAACGCCGCTCAACTGAGTGTTAACATTGTAAACTGGCTGGCGACCACTGAGTCATACACGCATTTCAATTCCAGTGCGCACCCGAGTGGCACGGCGACGCCCAATCCTATGGCAAGTGAGGAATTGACCGACCCGGATAATGGCCAACCCTGGACCAATCCAAGTGGCAGCTATGACCCGTGGAATCCGGCCAGTTTTGCCAATGGTGCATATGGCGCGCCATACAACATAGGCGGTGGCACCAGCTCGAGTAGCAGCAGTAGCAGTACTTCCAGCTCTTCATCCTCAGGTGGAACGGGTATTGCCAGTGTTAGTGCCGCTTTGGCGGCATCGACGGGTACCAACCTCACTGTGCGCGGTGTTATCACCCAGGCGATTAATGGCATTTATGCGTTGGAGATCGCGGACGAGAACAATACTTCTGCAACGATTTATGTGAAGCTGGAAAGCCAGTATCGCAGCGAGTTCAGCCCTCAAAATAACCCATCAATTGTCGGCGAGACACTGCAAGTGAGTGGGCGGCGCGATGTTTACATGAGTCAGCCGAGTATCGAATATGTAACGGACATACAGATCGTCGCTGCCTCGGGTGGAGCCTTGAGTGTGGCTGAAGCGCTGGCAGAGCCCGTATCGACACCGGTGACAGCGGTAGGGGTGATCACGCAGGCAATTAACGGTATTTATGCTCTGGAAATGGCAGACGAGAGTAACAGCGCGGCGACCATATATGTGAAGCTGGAAAGCCAGTACCGTGCAGACTTTAGTCCACAAAACGACCCGACCCTGATCGGCAAAACATTGCTGGTAAGCGGCGTACGAGATAATTATCAGAGTCAGCCAAGTATTGAATATGTGACCGCTATGGAGCTGATCTCCGATGGCGGCAGTACGGGAAATTGTGGGAGTGCATCCGCGGTGTCTGTGGATACCGCGTACGCGAGCTCAACCGGTACCGACCTGACGGTTGTTGGAGAGGTGGTTGCCGGTGTGAACAATCCCTACGCGCTGGAACTCGCCGATCTCAACTCGAGTACCACAGTGTATGTGAAGCTGGAATCGGGCCAGCGCGCGCAGTTTAGCCCGGCGAATAATCCCGCGATTTTGGGTGAAGTTATCGAAGTGGTTGGCAAACGCGATTTGTATATGTCTTACCCGAGCCTCGAATACGTTAGCAGTCTGCAGATCCTGAATAACTGCAATTAA
- a CDS encoding bifunctional 2',3'-cyclic-nucleotide 2'-phosphodiesterase/3'-nucleotidase, protein MIRSKLFSRTATLAGVILLAACSSDDEIRHVDLRLMETTDIHANVMDYNYYSGQTDIKIGLVRTAALIKSARAELVEPENSVLVDNGDLIQGSPMGDWREAEGLQPGVVHPVYKAMNLLDYDVANYGNHEFNYGLAFLAESVNDANFPYISANIFKDDGDTDESNDELYFEPYKLIEKILTDSKGDRHRATIGFIGFVPPQIMQWDKANLDGAVTTKDIKAMAERYVPEMKAKGADLIVAIPHSGISTAEYNAENEAENSSWYLADVAGIDAIMFGHSHLTFPSEAFADTPDVDITAGTIKGVPAVMPGYWGSHLGIIDFGLEYNLDKDEWKILSTRVEARPIVVDGEAAVSADAALVEAVESDHDATIEYMSTPIGESTDDIFSFLALVKDDPSIQIVSDAQKDYVTKLIQGDVNLQNLPVLSAAAPFKACNREGLCADESAFTTVPKGLLTLSDAADLYLYPNTLVAVKINGAELKGWLECSASQFFQIDTTVSTPQELVDYAGFPTYNFDVIDGVTYKIDVTQPPRNNRSCEVVNEDAHRIIDLQFNGADVADTQEFIVASNNYRANGGVFPGTGSDHVVINSPNANREVLANYIRDNSPVTPTADGNWSFAPITSATDLTVVFRVPNTDKAKDFVDAQLDSAVFMDVTENNEARYELVLQAQ, encoded by the coding sequence ATGATTCGAAGTAAACTTTTTTCGCGCACCGCTACATTGGCTGGCGTAATATTGCTGGCTGCGTGTAGTTCGGACGATGAAATCAGACATGTGGATTTACGCTTGATGGAAACAACGGACATCCACGCGAACGTAATGGATTACAACTATTACAGCGGGCAAACAGATATTAAGATCGGCCTGGTTCGCACCGCCGCCTTAATTAAATCCGCGCGCGCAGAGTTAGTAGAGCCGGAAAACAGTGTTTTAGTAGACAACGGGGATTTAATCCAGGGCAGCCCGATGGGCGACTGGCGAGAAGCTGAAGGTTTGCAACCCGGGGTTGTGCACCCGGTATACAAAGCGATGAACCTGCTGGATTACGACGTCGCCAACTACGGCAATCATGAGTTCAATTACGGTCTCGCATTTTTAGCGGAGAGCGTAAACGATGCAAATTTTCCCTACATCAGCGCCAATATTTTTAAGGACGACGGCGATACCGATGAAAGTAATGACGAGCTCTATTTCGAGCCATATAAGCTGATTGAAAAAATCCTGACAGACTCCAAAGGTGATCGTCATCGCGCAACCATCGGCTTTATCGGGTTTGTCCCACCACAAATCATGCAGTGGGACAAAGCTAATCTGGATGGTGCCGTAACCACCAAAGATATTAAAGCAATGGCTGAACGCTATGTACCAGAGATGAAAGCCAAAGGTGCAGATTTGATTGTTGCGATTCCCCATTCCGGTATAAGTACCGCGGAGTACAATGCCGAGAACGAAGCGGAAAACAGCAGCTGGTATCTGGCGGACGTAGCGGGCATAGACGCGATAATGTTTGGGCACAGCCATCTCACGTTCCCCTCCGAGGCGTTCGCGGATACGCCGGATGTTGATATAACAGCCGGTACAATTAAAGGCGTACCGGCGGTAATGCCTGGGTATTGGGGCAGCCATCTGGGTATTATCGATTTCGGCCTGGAATATAACCTCGATAAAGACGAGTGGAAAATTCTTAGCACTCGCGTAGAGGCGCGACCTATTGTGGTGGATGGCGAAGCCGCGGTGTCTGCCGACGCCGCATTGGTGGAAGCTGTTGAGAGCGATCACGATGCGACAATTGAATACATGAGTACGCCCATCGGTGAATCCACGGACGATATTTTCAGCTTTCTTGCGTTGGTAAAAGACGATCCCTCAATTCAGATTGTTAGCGATGCGCAAAAGGATTACGTGACCAAACTGATTCAAGGGGATGTCAATTTGCAGAACCTGCCGGTATTGTCCGCTGCAGCGCCGTTTAAAGCGTGTAATCGCGAAGGTCTTTGTGCTGACGAGAGCGCATTTACTACAGTACCCAAGGGCTTGCTGACGCTGAGTGACGCGGCCGATCTTTACCTATATCCAAATACCCTGGTTGCCGTAAAAATTAACGGCGCTGAACTGAAAGGGTGGCTGGAGTGTTCCGCATCGCAGTTTTTCCAAATCGATACCACTGTATCCACGCCGCAGGAGTTAGTGGATTACGCGGGTTTCCCTACCTATAACTTCGACGTTATCGATGGTGTGACCTACAAAATCGATGTTACTCAACCGCCGCGTAACAACCGAAGCTGTGAAGTAGTTAATGAAGACGCTCATCGAATTATCGATTTGCAGTTTAATGGTGCCGACGTAGCTGACACTCAGGAATTTATTGTCGCCAGTAATAACTATCGTGCGAACGGTGGCGTATTCCCGGGCACCGGCAGTGATCACGTTGTTATTAACTCTCCAAATGCCAATCGCGAAGTACTGGCAAATTATATTCGCGATAACAGCCCTGTGACACCGACCGCGGACGGCAACTGGAGCTTTGCACCGATAACCTCTGCTACGGACCTGACTGTAGTCTTTAGAGTGCCGAATACCGATAAAGCCAAAGACTTTGTGGATGCTCAGTTGGACAGCGCTGTGTTTATGGACGTAACCGAAAACAACGAAGCGCGTTACGAACTGGTATTGCAAGCGCAGTAG